Below is a window of Bacteroidota bacterium DNA.
CTTTAAGTGCTTTGGTGTAGAATGCATCTACTTTTTCTGATGTAAGCATATAAGTACCAAGCATTATTCTGCGTTTTACTTCTTTTCCGAATCCTTCAGAACGTGATTTTTTGAACATTGAATCTAAGTCTGTGCTGTCGGGACTTCTGTGTCCATAAAGCATTCCACTGAATCTTGAAAGGTTGGAACTCGCTTCGGCAGTTGATAAGGCATAATAACAAGGCACCAAATAATTAATCAAAGGGAAATCAATGTAATTAATATTGTGTCCTTGACTTTTAAGTGTTTCAATAATTTGTTGTGTATAAACTCTGATTTCAGGGTTAATGCCTTCGCTTTCAACACATTCTTTGAAAACACCAAAAGATAATTTTTTACCGGTTCCTCCCTGTTCTAAATAACAATCAGGACATTCTTCCAGCATTGTTGCATCATAATTATCTTTACCTGAAATAACTTCCATAAGAAGTGCAAGGTCTTCGGCAGATTTGGATAAAGGTCCAATTTGGTCAAATGAAGAAGCATAAGCAATAAGTCCGTATCGCGATACAACTCCATAGCTTGGTTTATACCCCCACAGACCGCAGAAAGAAGCCGGTTGACGAATAGAGCCTCCGGTATCTGAACCCAAACTTGCATGGCACATTCCAGCTTGGACCGCCACGGCAGGACCACCCGATGAGCCACCGGAAACCCTTGTGTTGTCAACAAAATTCTTGACGGGACCAAAAGCAGAATTTTCATTAGAGGCACCCATTGCAAATTCGTCACAGTTCAAACGCCCAATAATAATTGCGTCCTCTGCCAGTAACTTTTCTACCACAGTAGCATTGTACACCGACTCGAATCCTTCTAATATTTTCGATGCTGCCGATAGTTTATGTCCTTTATAGCAAATATTGTCTTTGATTCCAATAAAAAGACCTGCTAACTTTCCGGCTGTTCCGGTTTTGAATTTTTGGTCAATTTCTTTAGCCTTTGCTATGGTTTCATCAGCAAATACCTCTAAAAAAGCGTTAAGATGCTTGTGTTGCTCTATTTTTTGTAAATAACCATTTGCTAACGTCTCACAAGACGATTGACCGGATAAAATTCTTGAACGAATTTCCGATAGGGAATTGGAAGCCGAAGACATTGTCAATACAAGTTAGTCTATGCTTTGTCTTTGGGCTGTTCTTTCATGTTGTCTTCAATCTCCTTTTTAACATTGTTTTTAGCATTGTTAAATTCTCTGATTCCTTGACCCAACCCACGCATAAGCTCAGGAATTTTTCTTCCGCCAAATAACAATACAATTGCAAGAAGGATTAAAAGCCACTCACTGCCTCCGATAGAACCTAAAAATAAAAGTGTCATACTTATCTCTATTAGACCCGCAAAGGTAAATGTTTACTTAATCTTTGCAACTAATTTCATAATAAGTTTTATGGTTTATATCTATACTTATAAAGGTTTGAATCATAGTGCTATTCATGGAAATGGTTAAAAACTATATGCGCTTTTTTAACACCAATCTGCCTCTCAATTTCTTTCAATTCCGCCTTTTTTATGTTGTTCACAGACTTAAAATACTGCAATAAAACTTCTTT
It encodes the following:
- a CDS encoding twin-arginine translocase TatA/TatE family subunit, whose translation is MTLLFLGSIGGSEWLLILLAIVLLFGGRKIPELMRGLGQGIREFNNAKNNVKKEIEDNMKEQPKDKA
- the gatA gene encoding Asp-tRNA(Asn)/Glu-tRNA(Gln) amidotransferase subunit GatA, encoding MSSASNSLSEIRSRILSGQSSCETLANGYLQKIEQHKHLNAFLEVFADETIAKAKEIDQKFKTGTAGKLAGLFIGIKDNICYKGHKLSAASKILEGFESVYNATVVEKLLAEDAIIIGRLNCDEFAMGASNENSAFGPVKNFVDNTRVSGGSSGGPAVAVQAGMCHASLGSDTGGSIRQPASFCGLWGYKPSYGVVSRYGLIAYASSFDQIGPLSKSAEDLALLMEVISGKDNYDATMLEECPDCYLEQGGTGKKLSFGVFKECVESEGINPEIRVYTQQIIETLKSQGHNINYIDFPLINYLVPCYYALSTAEASSNLSRFSGMLYGHRSPDSTDLDSMFKKSRSEGFGKEVKRRIMLGTYMLTSEKVDAFYTKALKVRRQIKEFTDKVFEQNDYILTPTTSTPAFKLGEKSHDPLTMYLADIFTVHANLAGIPAISIPMAHSAEGLPFGMQLMAPHGQDPELIRTAASLFQSSQQF